A region of Thermococcus piezophilus DNA encodes the following proteins:
- a CDS encoding TIGR00153 family protein, whose translation MPIFGGKESNVFEAIETHLEAVNESLVAFRELIAAYLSGDFERAKAFEKEVDQLESKADRLRRSIETMLYEGAFLPTNRGDYVRLSELIDQVADTAESAAHTLILAKPKVPLELEGELMELVDSALETYSILVDAVKALNVDVDRAIELAKVVEDAEEKADDVEYDVKGKIFESETITTYAKIIWNQILTKIGDIADRAEDASDQVMLMAIKRRG comes from the coding sequence ATGCCAATATTCGGTGGTAAGGAAAGCAATGTTTTTGAGGCCATTGAGACGCATCTTGAGGCTGTTAATGAGTCCCTTGTTGCCTTTAGGGAGCTCATAGCCGCTTATCTGTCAGGGGATTTTGAAAGGGCGAAGGCCTTCGAGAAGGAAGTAGACCAGCTCGAGAGTAAAGCAGACAGGCTCAGGAGAAGCATAGAAACAATGCTCTACGAGGGAGCTTTTCTGCCCACCAACAGGGGTGACTATGTCAGGCTTTCTGAGCTGATCGACCAGGTGGCTGATACAGCCGAGAGCGCCGCTCACACCCTCATTCTGGCCAAGCCGAAGGTTCCGCTTGAACTTGAAGGTGAGCTTATGGAACTCGTTGATTCAGCGCTTGAAACGTACAGCATTCTTGTGGATGCTGTGAAGGCCCTCAACGTTGACGTCGACAGGGCCATAGAACTTGCGAAGGTTGTTGAGGATGCCGAGGAGAAGGCCGACGATGTTGAGTACGACGTCAAAGGCAAAATTTTTGAGAGCGAGACCATCACGACGTACGCCAAGATAATATGGAATCAAATCCTGACCAAAATCGGCGACATAGCCGACCGCGCTGAGGACGCCTCCGATCAGGTCATGCTCATGGCAATAAAAAGGAGGGGATGA
- a CDS encoding hydroxyacid dehydrogenase, with translation MNVVKVLVAAPLHEKAIEVLKNAGFEVVYEEYPNEEMLIELVGDVEAIIVRSKPKVTRKVIEAAPKLKVIGRAGVGLDNIDIEAAKEKGIKVVNSPAASSRSVAELTIALIFAVARKIAFADRKMREGVWAKKQSMGIELEGKTIGIVGFGRIGYNVAKIAKALGMNVLLYDPYPNEERAKEVGGKFVSLEELLKESDVITIHVPLIDATYHLINEERLKLMKPTAILINAARGAVIDTDALVKALQEGWIAGAGLDVFEEEPLPKDHPLTKLDNVVLTPHIGASTVEAQMRAGVQVAEQIVEILKG, from the coding sequence ATGAATGTGGTCAAGGTTTTGGTTGCCGCACCGCTGCACGAGAAGGCAATAGAGGTTTTGAAGAACGCCGGTTTTGAGGTAGTTTATGAAGAGTATCCCAACGAGGAGATGCTCATAGAGCTCGTTGGGGACGTCGAGGCGATAATCGTCAGGAGCAAACCGAAAGTCACCAGGAAGGTCATTGAGGCCGCCCCTAAGCTCAAGGTCATTGGAAGGGCAGGAGTCGGCCTCGACAACATAGATATTGAGGCCGCGAAGGAGAAGGGCATAAAGGTCGTCAACAGCCCGGCCGCCTCGAGCAGGAGCGTCGCCGAGCTGACGATAGCTCTCATTTTCGCGGTCGCAAGGAAGATAGCCTTCGCCGACAGGAAGATGCGCGAGGGAGTCTGGGCGAAGAAGCAGAGCATGGGCATCGAGCTTGAGGGCAAGACCATAGGCATAGTCGGCTTCGGCAGAATAGGCTACAACGTGGCTAAGATAGCAAAGGCTCTCGGCATGAACGTCCTCCTCTACGACCCATACCCGAATGAGGAGAGGGCCAAAGAAGTCGGAGGAAAGTTCGTCAGCCTGGAGGAGCTTCTCAAGGAGAGCGATGTTATTACCATCCACGTCCCGCTCATCGATGCCACCTACCACCTCATAAACGAGGAACGCTTGAAGCTCATGAAGCCAACCGCCATCCTCATCAACGCGGCCAGGGGAGCCGTTATAGACACCGATGCTCTCGTCAAGGCTCTGCAGGAGGGCTGGATAGCTGGAGCTGGCTTGGACGTCTTCGAGGAGGAGCCCCTGCCGAAGGACCACCCGCTGACTAAGCTCGATAACGTCGTTCTAACGCCCCACATAGGCGCTTCAACGGTCGAGGCCCAGATGAGGGCGGGCGTCCAGGTGGCGGAGCAGATAGTTGAGATTCTGAAGGGCTAA
- a CDS encoding M20 family metallopeptidase: protein MELELLRSLVSIPSPFGEENEISRFIASFLEEHGFEVELLPVEGFGDDVIAYLPGRGYTVVLNGHMDTVNLSRGWTRNPWGELEGDRFYGLGSADMKAGLAALMAAFLEIAELPKSERPNVILTAVSDEEGYSRGTWRLIESGKLGDVDLVLIAEPTNEKLMLGARGRFVIQVEAFGRKAHAARPELGINAVEELGKLVGNLSRIRMKNHCKLGEGSYCTLHFEGNADGLSVPDYAKAIIDRHIVIGEDWEDVKRQLLRLAEKLRIKAELRVERFPRLTPEMLPYTVGENDRFVNLFKKIHGSLFGTGPKVTYGKSVGDFNYFGAYLRRPTLVYGPIGGNWHSSDEWVSLESVKRVKRLYVEFLKALA, encoded by the coding sequence ATGGAGCTCGAACTCCTCCGCAGTCTCGTTTCGATACCCTCTCCCTTTGGAGAAGAGAACGAAATCTCACGGTTCATAGCGTCTTTTCTCGAGGAGCACGGTTTTGAAGTTGAGCTCCTTCCAGTTGAGGGCTTCGGCGATGACGTCATAGCTTACCTTCCAGGAAGAGGCTACACCGTTGTCCTTAACGGGCACATGGATACAGTGAACCTCTCGAGGGGCTGGACGAGGAACCCGTGGGGAGAGCTCGAAGGCGACCGCTTCTACGGCCTCGGCAGTGCAGACATGAAGGCTGGTCTAGCTGCGCTGATGGCGGCTTTCCTTGAGATAGCCGAGCTCCCAAAAAGCGAGAGGCCTAACGTAATCCTCACGGCCGTCTCCGACGAGGAGGGCTACTCAAGGGGAACTTGGAGACTCATAGAGAGCGGCAAGCTCGGCGATGTCGATCTCGTTCTAATCGCCGAGCCCACCAACGAGAAGCTGATGCTAGGCGCGAGGGGCAGGTTCGTCATACAGGTTGAGGCCTTTGGAAGAAAGGCCCACGCCGCCCGACCCGAGCTCGGAATCAACGCCGTTGAGGAGCTTGGGAAACTCGTGGGGAACCTCTCGAGGATACGTATGAAGAACCACTGCAAGCTTGGCGAGGGTTCCTACTGCACGCTGCACTTCGAGGGCAACGCCGACGGCCTGAGCGTTCCCGATTACGCGAAGGCCATAATAGACAGGCACATCGTCATTGGCGAGGACTGGGAGGACGTTAAGAGACAGCTCCTAAGGCTCGCCGAGAAGCTCAGGATAAAGGCAGAGCTCAGGGTGGAGAGGTTCCCGAGGCTGACGCCCGAGATGCTGCCCTACACTGTGGGGGAAAACGACCGCTTTGTGAACCTTTTCAAGAAGATTCACGGCTCGCTCTTCGGTACGGGGCCTAAGGTAACCTACGGGAAAAGCGTTGGTGACTTCAATTACTTCGGTGCCTACCTGCGCAGGCCGACACTCGTCTATGGTCCCATTGGGGGCAACTGGCACTCAAGCGATGAGTGGGTGAGCTTGGAGTCGGTAAAGAGGGTGAAGAGACTCTACGTCGAGTTCTTAAAGGCCTTAGCGTAG
- a CDS encoding S16 family serine protease, with protein MRKALVPLLMLMLLLPFVPLTAAQCPGEGHTVMLKAPAVSKTATGELVGVATDFVITVAPGSGHVYVETWPLAEVDMQASARLAAQIAGKVLGVDMSEYDVFIQIKADSPIIGGPSAGGTMTVGIIAALEGWKVNPKVMMTGMINPDGTIGPVGGILEKASAAHDVGAEIFLIPQGQRIQYVQETQQNEIGGIVEINTQTKKVDVVEYAKERWGLQVIEIKDIYDAVYYFTGHRIPRPQAPAYVKIDTSFLRDDAVKDYENTTAYYQQTLEKLKKSDVSYATYITLMEALNEAAGILNQSKEALDDGRYYTTLSKDFQARIIIRHVDWYLDVNSPNDVERILKTVDSQINSSERIVSNLTIKGITMLQAVAAAEERVEQAKGLLQEAWKYYYSDDYWNAVGDVAFAYERAKTAVFWAQLGERFAGNDVISKDVVKATARDYIDSSNLIVTYIESMYGEVIGNDLTQSILQAEQYYEDGKYSAALFTAMEARVRAEVFLDTLGIDNQTILLDKLQTMKEDAKIAIGLAQSQGITPILAIAYYEFAESYEENGSSADIETAMIFYQYARETAQLFLTSTPAPVNVGEDNTTTDIPQIVIPTGTETNTPTTTPSGSSKSLSDGLIIALLVGTFLVGAAVGKKL; from the coding sequence ATGAGAAAGGCCTTGGTACCACTGCTGATGCTCATGCTTCTTCTGCCTTTCGTTCCCCTCACAGCGGCCCAATGCCCCGGCGAGGGACACACGGTAATGCTCAAGGCGCCAGCGGTTTCAAAAACCGCAACCGGCGAGCTCGTCGGTGTCGCCACCGACTTCGTCATAACGGTGGCTCCCGGAAGTGGACACGTTTACGTCGAGACCTGGCCCTTAGCAGAGGTGGACATGCAGGCCAGTGCGAGGCTCGCGGCGCAGATAGCTGGAAAGGTTCTCGGCGTTGATATGAGCGAGTACGACGTTTTCATACAGATAAAGGCCGATTCTCCAATCATAGGCGGACCGTCAGCTGGCGGAACAATGACCGTCGGAATCATAGCGGCTCTTGAAGGATGGAAGGTTAATCCAAAGGTCATGATGACTGGAATGATAAATCCCGACGGAACCATAGGGCCCGTCGGCGGAATCCTTGAGAAGGCCTCAGCGGCGCACGACGTCGGGGCGGAGATATTCCTCATTCCGCAGGGACAGAGGATTCAGTACGTGCAGGAGACCCAGCAAAACGAGATAGGAGGGATAGTTGAAATAAACACCCAAACCAAGAAAGTGGACGTCGTCGAGTACGCGAAGGAGCGCTGGGGACTCCAAGTAATCGAAATCAAAGACATCTACGACGCCGTTTACTACTTCACGGGCCACAGGATACCGAGGCCCCAAGCACCTGCCTATGTCAAGATAGACACATCGTTCCTCAGGGACGATGCCGTGAAGGACTACGAGAACACAACCGCCTACTATCAGCAGACCCTCGAGAAGCTGAAGAAGAGCGACGTGAGCTACGCAACCTACATCACCCTTATGGAGGCCCTCAACGAGGCGGCCGGAATACTCAACCAGTCGAAGGAAGCCCTCGACGACGGCCGCTATTACACCACCCTGAGCAAGGACTTCCAGGCCAGGATAATAATCCGCCACGTGGACTGGTATTTAGACGTGAACAGCCCCAATGACGTTGAAAGAATTCTGAAAACGGTAGATTCCCAGATAAACAGCTCCGAGAGGATTGTGTCAAACCTCACGATTAAGGGCATCACCATGCTGCAGGCCGTGGCGGCGGCCGAGGAGAGGGTCGAGCAGGCCAAGGGCCTTCTCCAAGAGGCGTGGAAGTACTACTACAGCGACGACTACTGGAACGCCGTTGGGGATGTCGCCTTTGCGTATGAGAGGGCAAAGACAGCCGTGTTCTGGGCCCAGCTCGGGGAGAGGTTCGCGGGCAATGACGTCATAAGCAAGGACGTCGTTAAGGCAACAGCAAGGGACTACATCGACAGCTCGAACCTCATAGTTACCTACATCGAATCTATGTATGGAGAGGTCATAGGAAACGACCTCACCCAAAGCATCCTCCAAGCGGAGCAGTACTACGAGGACGGAAAATACTCGGCGGCTCTCTTCACGGCGATGGAAGCCCGCGTAAGGGCCGAGGTGTTCCTCGACACGCTCGGCATAGACAACCAGACGATACTCCTTGACAAGCTCCAGACCATGAAAGAGGACGCCAAAATCGCCATAGGCCTCGCCCAGAGCCAGGGAATAACCCCAATACTCGCGATAGCCTACTACGAGTTTGCCGAGAGCTATGAGGAGAACGGAAGTTCCGCGGACATCGAGACTGCGATGATATTCTACCAGTACGCTAGAGAAACTGCGCAGCTTTTCCTCACATCAACGCCAGCACCGGTCAACGTGGGAGAAGACAACACCACTACGGACATCCCACAGATAGTCATCCCTACCGGGACGGAGACAAACACCCCAACGACCACACCAAGTGGATCATCAAAGAGCCTGAGCGATGGGTTAATAATAGCCCTCCTCGTGGGTACGTTCCTGGTAGGCGCGGCCGTTGGCAAAAAGCTATGA
- a CDS encoding SLC13 family permease codes for MEQVVIAVAVFLFTYALIISERVHRTVAALFGASVVLFLGIVPWERMPEYLDLGTLLLLVGMMIIVNTAKESGLFEYIAIKTAKFAKGSPMKVLILFSIVTALVSSVLDNVTTVLLLTPMLLYITRLMDVNPVPFLLAEIFASNIGGTATLIGDPPNIMIGSAAGLSFTEFLINMGIIATIDLVAALGIIYLAYRGTIKTSKAKRERILLTIERLREDEAIKDYFLFRKSLIIIIGVVLLFFVHDRLGIPPAVVALSGASVLLMWSRIEPTRILEKIEWTAIFFFMGLFIIVGSLVETGVIDDVAKWLLGYVYTTGQALVMITWFSAIASAIVDNIPLTAAMIPLIKSMGSSMNVYPLWWALSLGACLGGNGTAIGASANIVVLGIASREGVEITFIDFLKIGLVIMFTTVALGMGILWIRYVGV; via the coding sequence ATGGAGCAGGTAGTCATAGCGGTTGCAGTGTTCCTCTTTACTTACGCCCTCATAATCAGTGAAAGGGTTCACAGAACGGTCGCGGCCCTCTTTGGGGCATCGGTAGTCCTCTTCCTTGGCATCGTTCCATGGGAAAGGATGCCGGAGTACCTCGACCTTGGAACGCTCCTCCTTCTTGTAGGCATGATGATAATAGTCAACACTGCCAAGGAGAGCGGCCTCTTCGAGTATATAGCGATAAAAACGGCCAAGTTCGCAAAGGGCAGTCCCATGAAGGTTCTAATTCTGTTCTCGATTGTTACCGCCCTCGTCAGCTCCGTTCTTGATAACGTCACGACTGTTCTCCTCTTAACTCCGATGCTGCTCTACATAACCCGCCTCATGGACGTTAATCCCGTTCCTTTTCTCTTGGCGGAGATATTTGCATCGAACATCGGCGGAACGGCGACCCTGATAGGGGACCCCCCCAACATAATGATAGGCTCGGCAGCGGGGCTTAGCTTTACAGAGTTCCTCATCAACATGGGCATCATAGCGACCATTGACCTAGTCGCGGCCCTGGGGATAATCTACCTCGCCTACAGGGGGACTATAAAGACGAGCAAAGCTAAAAGGGAGAGAATCCTCTTGACGATTGAGAGGCTCAGGGAGGACGAGGCAATTAAAGACTACTTCCTCTTCAGGAAGTCATTGATCATTATAATCGGCGTTGTCCTGCTCTTCTTCGTCCATGATAGGCTGGGGATTCCGCCGGCGGTGGTTGCCCTCTCCGGGGCCTCGGTTCTTCTCATGTGGAGCAGGATAGAGCCGACTAGGATACTCGAAAAAATCGAGTGGACGGCGATATTCTTCTTCATGGGCCTCTTCATCATAGTGGGCTCCCTCGTCGAGACTGGCGTCATAGACGACGTCGCCAAGTGGCTTTTGGGATACGTCTATACCACTGGCCAGGCGCTGGTGATGATAACGTGGTTTTCGGCCATAGCTTCCGCCATAGTCGACAACATTCCCTTGACGGCGGCAATGATACCGCTTATAAAGTCGATGGGCTCCTCAATGAACGTCTACCCTCTCTGGTGGGCCCTAAGCCTGGGAGCCTGCCTCGGCGGCAATGGAACGGCGATTGGAGCATCTGCCAACATAGTTGTCCTGGGAATAGCCTCCCGCGAGGGGGTGGAGATAACCTTCATAGACTTCCTCAAGATAGGCCTCGTCATAATGTTCACGACGGTCGCCTTGGGTATGGGAATTCTTTGGATAAGGTACGTTGGGGTGTGA
- a CDS encoding universal stress protein — protein MKILVLVDGSKWSQKAALHAIAIAKKKRGKVTLFSVLDRREARALAFNMGMISQDLRNVQKFEEEIWEEMKRSIRDIMTNLLELCQQEGVNCSIRIVEGEAKGKILEEANSGKYSLVVMGAYGRSGKTRIGSLLEEVAGSINPPVMVVR, from the coding sequence ATGAAGATCCTCGTGCTCGTCGACGGTTCGAAGTGGAGCCAAAAAGCGGCGCTCCACGCCATAGCGATAGCCAAAAAGAAAAGGGGCAAGGTTACGCTCTTCTCCGTTCTCGACAGAAGAGAAGCCAGGGCCCTCGCCTTCAACATGGGTATGATAAGCCAGGACTTGAGGAACGTTCAGAAGTTTGAAGAGGAAATCTGGGAGGAGATGAAGAGAAGTATAAGGGACATAATGACAAATCTCCTCGAGCTCTGCCAGCAGGAGGGCGTTAACTGCTCCATAAGAATAGTCGAGGGCGAAGCTAAGGGCAAGATACTGGAGGAGGCCAATAGTGGGAAGTACAGCCTTGTGGTCATGGGCGCCTATGGAAGGAGCGGAAAAACAAGGATAGGAAGCCTTTTGGAGGAGGTGGCTGGCTCTATAAATCCCCCTGTTATGGTAGTCCGCTAG
- a CDS encoding winged helix-turn-helix transcriptional regulator, with the protein MERRNEILQYIENRPGVTFRELARELGVGIGDLQYHLHRLEKEGKVFSRKIGKKRYIFPKGFKKEYEKLIIAISTETRRKILLLLMKGPKGQSEIAKRLRLSQPTVSYHMDELVKLRIVSARKEGKNVTYTLSYNPSVMARVIRDYRPSLWEKLADNLIDLLTSVGDKND; encoded by the coding sequence ATGGAGCGTCGTAATGAAATCCTCCAATACATTGAGAACAGACCCGGCGTAACCTTCAGGGAGCTGGCGAGGGAGCTGGGGGTTGGCATAGGCGACCTTCAATACCACCTCCACAGGCTGGAGAAGGAAGGCAAGGTGTTTTCAAGGAAGATAGGCAAGAAGCGCTATATATTCCCCAAAGGGTTCAAGAAGGAGTACGAGAAGCTCATCATAGCCATCTCAACGGAAACGCGAAGGAAAATCCTGCTGCTCCTCATGAAGGGACCGAAGGGGCAGAGCGAGATAGCGAAGAGGCTTAGGCTCAGCCAGCCGACGGTGAGCTACCACATGGATGAGCTGGTAAAGCTTAGAATAGTGAGCGCTCGAAAAGAGGGGAAAAACGTGACATACACGCTTTCATACAACCCATCCGTGATGGCGAGGGTGATAAGAGACTACCGCCCTAGCCTGTGGGAGAAGCTCGCCGACAACCTGATAGACCTGCTCACGAGCGTGGGTGATAAAAATGATTGA
- a CDS encoding TldD/PmbA family protein, with protein sequence MERLVRVAEELARRYRILYYEIRITKVSASHLTMQNGQLEELSVNTEIGIGVRAFNGAWGFSSANDMGRAEKAIETAMKIAKLSRGDSRIYLDDPTNDRAELPMKRSFLDMDIEDKLALVKEVDSLLRGSSISNRSVSYGDGVKEQLYFNSLGSEIETVVPRIRLSFSVTAKGGGDMQIYWKSFGGTAGWELLEGVDLTHWTAFAREKALLLLEAKSPPSGEFDVIMDPELTGVFIHEALGHAAEADSVKTGESILAGKLGERIAVEELTVVDDPTLPGKFGSYIYDDEGIKARRVEIIKDGVLVNYLTDRETAALLNLKPNGHGRAQSYNYQPLVRMGNTYVEPGDWSFEEMLAEVKRGLYVIGDKGGEVDTANGTFTFGAKEGYIIENGEIKEQVKDVALSGKILDVLRSIRAIGKDLTIEFPGYCGKGQWVPVDDGGPHVLTRAVVGGLL encoded by the coding sequence ATGGAGAGGCTGGTGAGAGTAGCGGAGGAACTGGCGAGACGTTACCGTATATTATATTATGAAATTAGGATAACCAAGGTGAGCGCTTCCCACTTAACCATGCAGAACGGTCAGCTTGAGGAGCTTTCTGTTAACACAGAGATTGGGATAGGTGTGAGAGCATTCAATGGTGCGTGGGGCTTCTCCTCAGCCAACGACATGGGGAGGGCTGAAAAGGCCATCGAAACGGCAATGAAAATAGCCAAGCTCTCCAGGGGTGACTCCAGGATTTACCTCGATGATCCGACAAATGATAGGGCCGAGCTTCCAATGAAGCGTTCGTTCCTTGACATGGACATAGAGGACAAGCTCGCCCTCGTTAAGGAGGTTGATTCACTCCTCAGGGGCAGTTCCATCTCCAACAGGAGCGTTTCCTACGGCGATGGGGTTAAGGAGCAGCTCTACTTCAACTCGCTCGGGAGCGAGATAGAGACGGTCGTTCCGAGGATAAGGCTGAGCTTTTCAGTCACCGCCAAAGGTGGCGGCGACATGCAGATCTACTGGAAGAGCTTTGGGGGAACTGCTGGCTGGGAGCTCCTGGAGGGGGTTGATTTAACCCACTGGACGGCATTCGCCCGCGAGAAGGCCCTCTTACTGCTCGAGGCGAAGTCCCCTCCCTCGGGTGAGTTCGACGTGATAATGGATCCCGAGCTCACTGGGGTTTTCATCCACGAGGCCCTCGGTCATGCCGCTGAGGCCGATTCAGTGAAGACGGGTGAGAGCATACTCGCTGGAAAGCTCGGCGAAAGGATAGCCGTTGAAGAACTGACAGTTGTAGATGACCCCACTCTGCCGGGCAAGTTCGGCTCTTACATCTATGACGACGAGGGAATAAAGGCGAGACGCGTTGAGATAATAAAGGACGGTGTTCTGGTCAATTATCTAACCGACAGGGAGACAGCTGCGCTTCTGAATTTGAAGCCGAACGGCCACGGAAGAGCTCAAAGTTACAACTACCAGCCCCTCGTGAGGATGGGCAACACCTACGTCGAGCCTGGAGACTGGTCGTTTGAGGAGATGCTCGCGGAGGTTAAAAGGGGCCTCTATGTGATAGGCGACAAGGGCGGAGAGGTCGACACAGCCAACGGCACCTTCACCTTCGGGGCGAAGGAGGGCTACATCATCGAGAATGGCGAGATAAAGGAGCAGGTGAAGGACGTTGCGCTGTCAGGCAAAATCCTCGATGTGCTGAGGAGCATCAGAGCCATCGGAAAAGACCTCACCATCGAGTTCCCAGGGTACTGCGGAAAGGGCCAGTGGGTTCCCGTCGATGATGGCGGGCCTCACGTCCTCACAAGGGCGGTAGTGGGGGGATTGCTGTGA
- a CDS encoding TldD/PmbA family protein, producing the protein MIERLIGILERENVEWELYWEKSRNGSFRIENERLERSQRKFQSGIGLRVGYRGKLGFSYITGLNHDKETLEEFAKRTVKLAKVSEVPFRGFPSEKSPAKVKGLYDKRIDDIPFEDAHAIARDFAEKIAELKAGRKKYTLSGSLAFGVNFYGIANSNGIFLEDRSTGMSVSTYAVKKGTKTGSGSYYQSYRSLQPFEELEVAVEKAVEEAHMNYMAEKLPPYKGELLLEPQAFRAIVGIFLENLFGDNVYHGRSRFTKIGEKVSSEELTLIDDATVDGGVGSYPFDGEGNPGKKTVLVERGTLKGFLLDETYARLLGIESTGNAVRDFRTVPHVGTSNVVVEPGEESLDDFEGVVVKKVFGEHTANPISGDFSLTVELGYVVKDGDVRPFKDNMLVGNVFELFNLVVAVGKEFERVGSFYSPRILGIGKIV; encoded by the coding sequence GTGATTGAGAGGCTCATCGGAATCCTCGAGAGGGAAAACGTCGAGTGGGAGCTCTACTGGGAGAAGAGCAGGAATGGCTCCTTCCGAATAGAGAACGAGAGGCTGGAGCGTTCTCAGAGGAAGTTCCAATCTGGAATAGGTCTCAGGGTTGGCTACAGAGGGAAGCTCGGCTTCTCCTACATAACGGGCCTCAACCATGATAAAGAGACGCTGGAGGAGTTCGCGAAGAGGACGGTAAAGCTGGCCAAAGTCAGTGAAGTTCCCTTTAGGGGGTTCCCCTCGGAGAAATCTCCCGCCAAGGTTAAGGGTCTCTACGACAAACGTATAGATGATATTCCCTTCGAGGATGCCCATGCGATTGCGAGGGATTTCGCGGAGAAGATAGCTGAGCTTAAGGCTGGACGGAAGAAGTACACGCTTTCCGGTAGCCTCGCGTTTGGTGTGAACTTCTACGGGATAGCGAACTCAAACGGGATTTTTCTCGAGGACAGGAGCACGGGAATGAGCGTGAGCACCTACGCCGTGAAGAAGGGGACAAAAACCGGAAGCGGCTCCTACTACCAGTCCTACAGGTCTCTCCAGCCCTTTGAGGAGCTTGAAGTGGCGGTTGAGAAGGCAGTCGAAGAGGCGCACATGAATTATATGGCGGAAAAGTTACCTCCCTATAAGGGTGAACTTCTCCTTGAACCCCAGGCTTTTAGAGCCATTGTGGGGATTTTCCTGGAGAATCTCTTTGGCGACAACGTCTACCACGGCCGCTCCCGCTTTACTAAGATTGGAGAGAAAGTTTCAAGTGAAGAATTGACCCTAATCGATGACGCGACCGTCGATGGTGGTGTCGGCAGCTACCCCTTCGACGGTGAGGGAAACCCTGGAAAGAAAACCGTCCTCGTGGAGAGGGGCACGTTGAAGGGCTTCCTGCTGGACGAGACGTATGCCAGACTTCTGGGAATTGAGAGCACGGGCAACGCGGTGAGGGACTTCAGGACGGTGCCCCACGTCGGGACGAGCAACGTCGTGGTTGAACCTGGAGAGGAGAGCCTCGACGACTTCGAGGGAGTTGTCGTCAAAAAGGTCTTTGGCGAGCACACGGCGAACCCGATAAGCGGCGATTTCTCTCTCACGGTTGAGCTGGGTTACGTAGTAAAGGACGGCGATGTCAGGCCCTTCAAGGATAACATGCTCGTAGGCAACGTCTTCGAGCTGTTCAACTTGGTGGTGGCCGTTGGAAAGGAATTTGAGAGAGTTGGCTCATTCTACTCCCCGAGAATTCTGGGAATTGGCAAAATAGTGTAA
- a CDS encoding alpha-amylase family glycosyl hydrolase — translation MMKQAIALVFIILLFSSSVAAYQVPERGVIYQVMVDRFYDGNQSNNGPFYDPTHTNYRLYWGGDLEGLIEKLDYIQSLGVSMIWLSPVNDNTTGWSLAALPTTATGRAITSA, via the coding sequence ATGATGAAGCAAGCTATTGCGCTGGTCTTCATTATCCTGCTCTTCTCATCCTCGGTTGCGGCATATCAGGTTCCAGAACGAGGCGTCATTTACCAGGTTATGGTCGACCGCTTTTACGATGGAAACCAGAGCAACAACGGGCCTTTCTACGACCCAACACACACGAACTATCGCCTCTACTGGGGCGGTGACCTGGAGGGCCTCATCGAGAAGCTCGACTACATCCAGAGTCTCGGCGTCTCGATGATATGGCTCTCGCCGGTGAACGACAACACAACAGGATGGTCTCTGGCAGCGCTCCCTACCACGGCTACTGGACGCGCGATTACAAGCGCATAG
- a CDS encoding alpha-amylase family glycosyl hydrolase, whose product MVSGSAPYHGYWTRDYKRIEEHLGTWETFKLLVEEARKRRICIVVDYVPNHSNPATDGEFGSLYDNGTFVTNYYYDGKNAIVNPYTGSRELIYRHNGDINEWFGFQLKYADLFGLADFNQNNPWVDSYLKEGARLFVEAGACGFRIDAVKHMELGWLEDFYLDLYSSLKEPLFIYGEYYSLSP is encoded by the coding sequence ATGGTCTCTGGCAGCGCTCCCTACCACGGCTACTGGACGCGCGATTACAAGCGCATAGAAGAGCACCTCGGAACCTGGGAGACCTTTAAGCTCCTCGTGGAAGAGGCCAGAAAGAGGAGAATCTGCATCGTCGTTGACTATGTTCCCAACCACTCGAATCCCGCAACGGACGGTGAATTTGGCTCCCTCTACGACAACGGCACCTTTGTGACGAACTACTATTATGACGGCAAGAACGCAATAGTGAATCCTTACACCGGGAGCAGGGAGCTCATCTACCGCCACAACGGCGACATAAATGAGTGGTTCGGCTTTCAGCTCAAGTATGCCGATCTGTTCGGCTTGGCTGACTTCAACCAGAACAACCCGTGGGTTGATTCCTACCTGAAGGAAGGTGCAAGGCTCTTCGTTGAAGCCGGCGCCTGCGGCTTCAGAATAGACGCCGTCAAGCACATGGAGTTGGGCTGGTTGGAGGACTTTTACCTTGATCTGTATTCGAGCTTGAAGGAGCCGCTCTTCATCTACGGCGAATACTACTCCCTCAGCCCCTAG